GAGGCCTTGGAAGCGAGCTGGGTCTCGAGGGTGAAGATGCGCGGCACCGTCGCGCCCTCGTCCGTGTAGTAGAAGCGCCCGCGCCCCCACTTGGCGATGTCCACCATCAACTGGACATCGGCGTCCTTGCCGATGGCCACCGTGGACACGGTGATCTTGTCCTTGGTCATGCGCCGCACGAGGCCGGCGAAGTCGCCGCGCGTCATCTGCCCGTCGGAGAGAAAGATGACGTGTTTGAGCAGAGCCGGGCGGTCGTACAGGATTTGGTAGGCCTCCTTGAGCCCCGGGTAGCCGTCGGTGCCGCCCCCCGCCTTGATCGTGGCGATGGCATGGTGGATGGCCTGCTTGTCGCGGGCCGGGCGGATCGGCGAGTCCCAGACGAACTCGGTGTCCCAGCTCATGACGCCGACCTCGTTACGGTCGTCGAGCAGGTCCACGACAAGATGCGAGGCCTCCTTCGCGATGTCGAGCTTGGTCGCCTTGTCGTCCGTCGTCATGGCCATGGACCCCGAGCGGTCGATCGAGAGCACGACGGCCAGGCTCGGGATCTCGACCTTCTGCTTGACCTCCATCGTCACCGGCAGCGCCTCTTCGATGGGCGTGCGGTAGTAGCCGCCCAGCCCGAAGCTTTCCTCGCCGCCCAGCATGATGAGCCCGCCGCCTTGCTCGCGGACGTAGTCGCGGATGCCTTCCATCTGTTTCTTCGTCATCTTGAGCGAGGACACGTTGGAGAGGATGATGCCGTCGTACTTCTGCAGACCGGCGGCGTCCTTGGGGATGCGCTCGGCCTCGACCAGCTCTACGTCGATGTGCTGGGCGCGGAGCGCGGCCGTCAGGGCCTGAGCCTGGCTCTTGTCCTTCTCCGCGAGCAGGACCTGGGGCCGGCCGCGCACGACCACCGTCCCGACTGCCCGGTTGTTTTCCTCGATGATGTCGCCCTCGACGTCGAGCGCGGCCTGGTAGACGTGGATCCCGCTCTGCTCGAGCGACTGGCGGTACGCGAAGACGTTCTTGCCGGCGTTGAGCTTGACGACCTGCGAGCCCAGGAACTCGCCGTTTCGGAACATGGACAGCCGCCCCTGTGTTTCGGCCCGGCTCCAGGCGACGACCTTGGCCTGGAACGGCTCGCCGAACTTGACCTCGCGGGGCAGCAGCATGGACTCGACCACCACCTCCTGCTTGAAAGTCAGCGGGGCGGGCACGTACCAGATGTCGGCGCCCGCGCCCTTCGCGGCCTGCGCCACCGCGAGCGCGTTGCCGGCGTTCTGCCGGCCGTCGGAGAGAAGCACGAAGCGGTTCGCGTGACCGGGAGGCGTCGTGGCGAGCGCCAGCTGGAGCGCCTGCGCAAGGTTGGTGCCGCGCCCGCCGACCTGCACCTGCGGCCGGTCGATCTTGCCGCCCGGCCTGAGCGGCTGGGCGACCACCGCTTCCTCGCCGAAGACGATGACGCCCGCCTGGTCTCCCGGCCGTGCGCCGCCAGCCGACTGTGCCGCGAAGCGGAACGCGCTCTCGCGGGCCGCCAGGCTCACGCTGTCCGAGACGTCCAGCAGAAAGACGACGTTCAAACGGTCCACCCAGCGCGGCACGGTCGGCCTCACCAACGCCAGCAGCACGAAGGCGACCAGCACGCAGCGCAGCCCCAGCGCCCATCGATCGCCAACGTTGTGGGGCACGCCGAGCCGGCCCGCCGTCTGCCGCCGCCAGTAAAGGAAGCCCTCGAGCGCCAGCAGGAGGACCGCCAGCGCCGCGACGAACTGCCAGAGCTCGCGCACGATGGGCACGGGCGCCGTGTCGGGCCGTGCGCCCTCCACAAAGCTCGGCAGCGGCTTGGGATGGAGCTCCGACTCGTCGGGGTTGAAGAGGTTGACGGCGATCTTCGTCTCTCCGCGCGAGGTCGCCACCGTGTAGACGCCGACCTCGTCCGTCTCCGTGAAGCTGATCACGCCGCGGGTCGCCTGGGCGCGCACGCTCCGGCCCGACGGCGTCCTGACCGTGGCCGTGGTGACGCCGTGCTCGACGGGCAGCAGGATCGGCTGGCCGGTCTGGAGCGAGAGGCTGGTCTGGTCGAGGTCGGCCGGGTGCAGCCACCGGAGCGCCCTGGACATCATGACCGGGAAGGCAACGCGCAGCGGCAGGTCGGAGCGGAAGAGATCGAAGCCGAAGAAGACGGCCTTGCGATTCGGCTCCTCGAGCAGATAGACGATCGGCCCGCCCACCGCTTCGACCAGGGTCTTGCCGGCCGCCAACGGCCGCACGCGCAGCGCGTCCTCGATGGCGACCTTGGCGAAGTCCACCTGGCGCATGATGGGGTGGCTCCGGTCCCAGTCCATGATCACCGGCGACTCGAGCCGGCCCAGGACTTCCAGCGGCACGTCGGGCGGCGACGTGTTGACGAGCACGAAGCGCCCGCTGCCGATCCGCGTCGGGCTGACGCTGTCGAGCACGACGACGTCGAAGCCTTCCATGCCGCCCTGGTACGCGTCGGGCTTGCGCACCTCGAGCTTCACCTGCGGGTCGGTTGACAGCTCCTTCTCGAGAAAGAGGTTGCCCGGGCTGACCAGGAGCACCCGGATCGTGCGCGCCGGCGCGATGACGGCATAGGCTGCGTCGTCAGCCGAAAGATCGTCCGAGACGTTGAGCCGCGCGCGCAGCACCCCGCCGCCCGCGTGGGAAAAGGGCAGCACGACGGCGCGCCGCACCTGCGGGTCGAGCGTCAGCGTCTTCTCGGCCACCACGTCGCCGTCGATCGTCAGCGAGAACCCGAAGCTCTCGGCCTGGTCCGAGAAGTTGGCGAACGACACGAAGGCCTGCGAGTCGAAGGCGCCGATGTAGTTGCGGCGCACCGCAAGGCTGGTGATGGCGACGTTGCGCCCCCGCTGGCCCACGCCGACCCACCGCACGCGGACGTCGTCGGCCTGGCCGCGGAGCGCGGCCGGATGGGCGCCGTCGGTGAAGACGCGGATCTCGGCCCGCGCGTCCTGCCCGACCAGGGCGCGCGCGGTGCGGACGGCCTCGCCGAGCCTGTTGGGCAGATCCCGCGCGTGCGCGTTCCGGATGGCGGCCAGCGTTTGCTCCCGGTCGTGGCCGAAGGGCGCCAGGACGCGCGGCTGGACGCCCGCCTCGATGACCATGACCTCGGCGCCCGCGCCCAACCCGTTGACGAGGTCGAGGGCCTCGCGCTGGGCGAGGACGAAGCGCGACGGCGAGACATCCGTCGCCTTCATCGAGGCGGAGGTGTCGAGGACGACGACGATGCGCTTGGCGCCGTGGCCCATCACGGTCACCGCGGGGCGCGCAAGAGCCAGAGCCAGGGCGAGCAGCGCCAGCAATTGCAAGATCAGCAGCGGGTCGCGCTGCAGCCGCTGGAAGAAGGTCGAGGCCTCGCGATCGCGCAGCGCCGGGTTCCAGAGGAGAAGGCTCGACACGGTCGCCTGGCGGCGCCGCACCTTCAGGAAGTACAGAAGCAGGAGCGGCAGGGACAGCGCGCCGACGAGCAGCGCGAGCGGCGAGAGGAAGCTCATGCGAGCAGGAGCCCCTTG
This genomic window from Candidatus Rokuibacteriota bacterium contains:
- a CDS encoding VWA domain-containing protein → MSFLSPLALLVGALSLPLLLLYFLKVRRRQATVSSLLLWNPALRDREASTFFQRLQRDPLLILQLLALLALALALARPAVTVMGHGAKRIVVVLDTSASMKATDVSPSRFVLAQREALDLVNGLGAGAEVMVIEAGVQPRVLAPFGHDREQTLAAIRNAHARDLPNRLGEAVRTARALVGQDARAEIRVFTDGAHPAALRGQADDVRVRWVGVGQRGRNVAITSLAVRRNYIGAFDSQAFVSFANFSDQAESFGFSLTIDGDVVAEKTLTLDPQVRRAVVLPFSHAGGGVLRARLNVSDDLSADDAAYAVIAPARTIRVLLVSPGNLFLEKELSTDPQVKLEVRKPDAYQGGMEGFDVVVLDSVSPTRIGSGRFVLVNTSPPDVPLEVLGRLESPVIMDWDRSHPIMRQVDFAKVAIEDALRVRPLAAGKTLVEAVGGPIVYLLEEPNRKAVFFGFDLFRSDLPLRVAFPVMMSRALRWLHPADLDQTSLSLQTGQPILLPVEHGVTTATVRTPSGRSVRAQATRGVISFTETDEVGVYTVATSRGETKIAVNLFNPDESELHPKPLPSFVEGARPDTAPVPIVRELWQFVAALAVLLLALEGFLYWRRQTAGRLGVPHNVGDRWALGLRCVLVAFVLLALVRPTVPRWVDRLNVVFLLDVSDSVSLAARESAFRFAAQSAGGARPGDQAGVIVFGEEAVVAQPLRPGGKIDRPQVQVGGRGTNLAQALQLALATTPPGHANRFVLLSDGRQNAGNALAVAQAAKGAGADIWYVPAPLTFKQEVVVESMLLPREVKFGEPFQAKVVAWSRAETQGRLSMFRNGEFLGSQVVKLNAGKNVFAYRQSLEQSGIHVYQAALDVEGDIIEENNRAVGTVVVRGRPQVLLAEKDKSQAQALTAALRAQHIDVELVEAERIPKDAAGLQKYDGIILSNVSSLKMTKKQMEGIRDYVREQGGGLIMLGGEESFGLGGYYRTPIEEALPVTMEVKQKVEIPSLAVVLSIDRSGSMAMTTDDKATKLDIAKEASHLVVDLLDDRNEVGVMSWDTEFVWDSPIRPARDKQAIHHAIATIKAGGGTDGYPGLKEAYQILYDRPALLKHVIFLSDGQMTRGDFAGLVRRMTKDKITVSTVAIGKDADVQLMVDIAKWGRGRFYYTDEGATVPRIFTLETQLASKASLVEQPFKASVASPGHEAIQEIDWKEAPPLGGYVATTLKGNAEMVLMTHQEDPLLATWRYGLGRSVAFTSDAKGKWGVLWLRWGGFNKFWSQVTRWTLRTGSRSDTVATVSRVDDTGEVVVDAIDSKGEFINFLDSQVGVVSPDKQRTVLELEQIGPGRYRGRFPAPQEGVYLVGMAQRKGDQMVGSQLAGLVVPYAQEFRDLGVDETFLREISELTGGGPVGQPRDVFLQSRRKSRFSLDLWPWLLGAAAILLVPDIALRRVGPGAFGRVMTRLKTLRMGQGGRDRDTSRTT